The Sphaerospermopsis torques-reginae ITEP-024 genome has a window encoding:
- a CDS encoding SUMF1/EgtB/PvdO family nonheme iron enzyme, with translation MNLRQHLEEQLETDFDLLKQYEDKLRFEYDPGQRGNWNSQIAQIKQQISKRQQELQNLLQSSSTPVANQSFIEDLGFDVKLEMVYISGGTFLMGAPESEEGSSDDERPQHYVTVKPFYMGKYTITQEQWEKVVYSCPTVKNWLDPHPSYFKGDKLPVEQVSWHDAVEFCARLSKKTGRQYRLPSEAEWEYACRAGSAKPFAFGDTITTDVVNYDGNYTYGNASKGKYREQTTAVGNFKPNAFGLYDMHGNVWEWCADTWHHSYNGAPSDGSAWKNDNDNQYPLLRGGSWSNNPPNCRSANRSRVTPDNRNRNVGFRVVCGGAGRT, from the coding sequence GTGAATTTGCGTCAACATTTGGAAGAGCAATTAGAAACAGATTTTGATTTACTCAAGCAGTATGAAGATAAATTACGCTTTGAATATGATCCGGGTCAACGTGGTAATTGGAATAGTCAAATCGCACAAATAAAACAACAAATTAGTAAGCGTCAGCAGGAATTACAAAACTTACTTCAATCTTCTTCAACTCCAGTTGCAAATCAATCTTTTATCGAAGATTTGGGTTTTGATGTCAAATTAGAAATGGTTTATATTTCTGGCGGGACATTTTTAATGGGCGCACCAGAAAGTGAAGAAGGTAGTAGTGATGATGAACGTCCCCAACACTATGTAACTGTGAAACCTTTTTACATGGGGAAATACACCATTACCCAGGAACAATGGGAAAAAGTAGTTTATTCCTGTCCCACTGTTAAGAACTGGCTAGACCCCCATCCGTCTTATTTTAAAGGTGATAAATTACCTGTAGAACAAGTATCTTGGCACGATGCCGTCGAATTTTGTGCTAGACTAAGTAAGAAGACAGGACGACAATATCGTTTACCCAGCGAAGCGGAATGGGAATATGCTTGTCGTGCTGGTTCGGCAAAACCTTTTGCTTTTGGTGACACAATCACCACAGATGTGGTAAACTATGATGGTAACTACACCTATGGTAATGCCTCCAAAGGAAAATATCGAGAACAAACAACAGCAGTAGGAAATTTTAAGCCCAACGCCTTTGGTTTATATGATATGCACGGCAATGTCTGGGAATGGTGCGCCGACACATGGCATCATAGCTATAATGGTGCGCCCAGTGATGGCAGTGCTTGGAAAAATGATAATGATAATCAATATCCTCTGCTGCGCGGTGGTTCGTGGAGCAACAACCCTCCTAACTGTCGTTCTGCCAATCGCAGCAGGGTTACCCCCGACAACCGTAACCGCAATGTGGGTTTTCGGGTGGTGTGCGGTGGTGCTGGCAGGACTTAG
- a CDS encoding dienelactone hydrolase family protein, whose amino-acid sequence MQIVKRNIELRVDDSLMRVYVASPKAEGKYPGIVFYSDIYQLGDAIIRLVNYLAGFGYVVAAPEIFHRIEPIGAVIEPDDLGRMRGNDNARKTLISEYDNDTRAVINWLKNEKSVISEKIGTLGFCIGGHLAFRAAFESEIKACVSCYPTGIPIGKLGKGVADTIHRFAEIKGEMLLIFGTQDPHIPEQDRHTIINGLETAKIPHQYFCYEAEHTFMRDDGYRYDAEAATSAWREIIAFLERKFKS is encoded by the coding sequence ATGCAAATTGTAAAACGCAATATCGAATTAAGAGTAGATGATAGTTTAATGCGGGTTTATGTCGCATCTCCTAAAGCAGAAGGTAAATATCCGGGAATTGTTTTTTACAGTGATATTTATCAATTAGGTGATGCTATAATTCGCTTAGTTAATTATTTAGCTGGTTTTGGTTATGTTGTCGCCGCACCGGAAATTTTTCACCGTATTGAACCCATAGGTGCTGTTATTGAACCTGATGATCTAGGGAGAATGCGCGGTAATGATAACGCACGCAAAACATTAATTTCTGAATATGACAATGATACCCGCGCTGTCATTAATTGGCTGAAAAATGAGAAATCAGTTATTAGTGAAAAAATTGGAACTTTGGGTTTTTGTATTGGTGGACATTTAGCATTTAGGGCAGCTTTTGAAAGTGAAATCAAAGCTTGTGTTTCTTGTTATCCTACAGGTATTCCTATCGGTAAATTAGGTAAAGGTGTGGCGGATACTATTCACAGGTTTGCAGAAATTAAAGGCGAAATGTTGTTAATTTTTGGTACTCAAGATCCCCACATTCCTGAACAAGATAGACATACTATTATTAATGGTTTAGAAACTGCGAAAATACCTCATCAATATTTCTGTTATGAAGCGGAACATACTTTTATGAGAGATGACGGTTATCGTTATGATGCGGAAGCAGCGACATCTGCATGGCGAGAAATAATTGCTTTTTTGGAAAGGAAATTTAAAAGCTAA
- a CDS encoding phosphoketolase family protein, with amino-acid sequence MTLASTPKLKPLTDTELQKINAYWRAANYLSVGQIYLLDNPLLKEPLKQDHVKPRLLGHWGTTPGLNFIYVHLNRIIKKYDLNTIYIAGPGHGGPGLVANTYLEGTYSEYYPNISQDAEGMQKLFKQFSFPGGIPSHVAPETPGSIHEGGELGYALVHAFGAAFDNPDLLVAAVVGDGEAETGALATSWHSNKFLNPVTDGAVLPILHLNGYKIANPTVLARLPKDELESLFIGYGYKPYFVEGADPADVHQQMAATLDTIVTEIQGIQREARVHGFTKRPQWPMIILKTPKGWTGPKEVDGKKTEDYWRSHQVPFSDIAGKPEHLKLLEDWMKSYKPEELFDANGKLIPELAELAPTGQRRMGDNPHANGGILLRDLKMPDFCNYAVAVPKPGTVNAEATKVTGKFLRDVMKENLESKNFRVFGPDETASNRIDPVLEVTDRTWMAETLPEDDHLSPTGRVMEMLSETNCQGWLEGYLLTGRHGFFSCYEAFIHIIDSMFNQHAKWLKTTRHISWRRPIASLNYLLTSHVWRQDHNGFSHQDPGFLDHVVNKKADVIRVYLPPDANTLLSVTDHCLRSRNYVNVIVAGKQPALQYLDMDAAIKHCTKGLGIWEWASNDQDGEPDVVMACAGDIPTLETLAAVDILRQNFPELKVRVVNVVDLMTLQPKSEHPHGLSSKDFDSIFTTDKPIIFAFHGYPWLIHRLTYRHTNHKNLHVRGYKEEGTTTTPFDMVVMNDLDRFHLVMDVIDRVPKLGYKAAYVKQKLQDKLIEHKQYIEKHGEDMPEIRDWKWPY; translated from the coding sequence ATGACATTAGCCAGCACTCCCAAACTAAAGCCTTTAACAGACACAGAATTACAAAAAATTAACGCTTATTGGCGTGCAGCAAACTATCTCTCAGTGGGACAAATATACCTCCTCGACAACCCCCTACTGAAAGAACCCCTCAAACAAGACCACGTAAAACCCCGTTTATTAGGACATTGGGGAACTACACCCGGACTGAACTTTATTTACGTCCACCTCAACCGCATCATTAAAAAATACGACCTCAACACCATCTACATCGCAGGACCCGGACATGGTGGACCCGGACTTGTAGCCAACACCTACTTAGAAGGAACATACAGCGAATATTACCCGAACATTTCCCAAGATGCAGAGGGAATGCAAAAACTATTTAAGCAATTTTCCTTTCCGGGTGGTATTCCTAGTCACGTAGCTCCAGAAACACCAGGTTCTATCCATGAAGGGGGAGAATTGGGGTATGCTTTAGTACACGCCTTTGGTGCTGCTTTTGATAACCCAGACCTGTTAGTAGCTGCGGTTGTGGGTGACGGGGAAGCGGAAACCGGCGCACTAGCAACCAGTTGGCATTCTAACAAGTTCCTCAACCCGGTTACTGATGGGGCGGTTTTACCGATCCTACATTTGAATGGTTATAAAATTGCTAACCCCACCGTATTAGCACGGTTGCCCAAGGACGAATTAGAAAGCCTGTTTATCGGTTATGGGTATAAACCTTACTTTGTGGAAGGTGCTGATCCGGCGGATGTCCATCAACAAATGGCAGCAACTTTAGATACCATAGTTACCGAAATTCAAGGTATCCAAAGAGAAGCGCGGGTACATGGGTTTACAAAACGCCCACAATGGCCAATGATTATTTTAAAAACGCCTAAAGGTTGGACAGGACCAAAGGAAGTAGACGGGAAGAAAACAGAAGACTATTGGCGATCGCACCAAGTCCCCTTTAGTGATATAGCTGGTAAACCGGAACATCTGAAACTGTTAGAAGACTGGATGAAGAGTTACAAACCAGAAGAACTCTTTGACGCAAACGGAAAACTCATTCCCGAACTTGCAGAACTCGCACCCACAGGCCAGCGACGCATGGGAGACAACCCCCACGCAAACGGCGGTATCTTACTCCGGGATCTAAAAATGCCAGACTTTTGCAACTATGCAGTAGCAGTCCCCAAACCCGGTACTGTTAACGCTGAAGCAACAAAAGTTACTGGCAAATTTTTACGGGATGTGATGAAAGAAAACCTAGAAAGCAAGAACTTCCGAGTTTTTGGACCCGATGAAACCGCATCCAACCGTATTGATCCAGTATTAGAAGTCACTGACAGAACTTGGATGGCGGAAACCCTCCCCGAAGATGATCATTTATCACCCACCGGTCGGGTAATGGAAATGCTCAGTGAAACCAACTGTCAAGGATGGTTAGAGGGATATTTGCTAACAGGAAGACATGGTTTCTTCTCCTGTTATGAAGCATTTATTCATATCATTGACTCCATGTTTAACCAACACGCTAAATGGTTAAAAACAACTCGTCATATTTCTTGGAGAAGACCAATAGCGTCTTTAAATTATCTTCTCACTTCCCACGTTTGGCGACAAGATCATAACGGTTTTTCTCACCAAGATCCTGGTTTTTTAGATCATGTAGTTAACAAAAAAGCCGACGTTATTCGTGTTTATCTTCCACCCGATGCTAACACTTTATTATCAGTAACCGACCATTGTTTAAGAAGTCGCAACTATGTAAATGTAATTGTGGCTGGAAAACAACCAGCACTACAATATTTAGACATGGATGCAGCCATAAAACACTGTACCAAAGGTTTAGGAATTTGGGAATGGGCAAGTAATGATCAAGACGGTGAACCCGATGTAGTCATGGCCTGTGCGGGGGATATTCCCACCTTAGAAACCCTAGCTGCTGTGGATATTTTAAGACAAAATTTCCCAGAATTAAAAGTGCGGGTAGTGAACGTTGTAGACTTGATGACATTACAACCAAAAAGTGAACATCCTCACGGTTTAAGCAGCAAAGATTTTGATAGTATCTTTACCACAGATAAACCAATTATCTTTGCATTTCATGGTTATCCTTGGTTAATTCATCGTCTCACATATCGCCATACAAACCACAAAAATCTTCACGTTCGTGGATACAAAGAAGAAGGTACAACTACCACACCTTTTGATATGGTGGTAATGAATGATTTAGATCGTTTCCATTTAGTAATGGATGTAATTGATCGTGTACCAAAATTGGGTTATAAAGCCGCTTATGTGAAACAAAAATTACAAGATAAATTGATTGAACATAAGCAATACATCGAGAAACACGGTGAAGATATGCCAGAAATTAGAGACTGGAAATGGCCTTATTAA
- a CDS encoding DUF29 family protein: protein MTQELIDLRNSILAGRYQDALAIVDELEGMSKQAILRNIQSFLRVLLIHLIKNQIEQRLTNSWVASIRNSLVEIKKINLKENKKSYYINKDEWDTWLQEEIEAAISDASIEVANGMYTPFQLAEIVDKQQIINEAHNLLQLTYNYPSSELTGIINNAVIQFPGGENWKLGNS from the coding sequence ATGACACAGGAATTAATAGACTTGAGAAATAGTATTTTAGCAGGACGTTATCAAGATGCGTTAGCAATTGTAGATGAGTTAGAGGGGATGAGTAAACAGGCAATTTTAAGGAATATTCAATCATTTTTAAGGGTGTTATTAATACATTTGATTAAAAATCAAATCGAACAAAGATTAACAAATTCTTGGGTAGCTTCTATTCGTAATTCCTTGGTAGAAATCAAAAAAATCAATCTTAAAGAAAACAAAAAATCCTATTACATCAATAAAGATGAATGGGATACATGGTTACAGGAAGAAATAGAAGCAGCTATTTCTGATGCAAGTATAGAAGTTGCAAATGGTATGTATACCCCATTTCAACTAGCGGAAATTGTTGATAAACAACAAATTATAAATGAAGCTCATAATTTATTACAATTAACATATAATTATCCCAGTAGTGAATTAACGGGAATTATTAATAATGCTGTGATACAGTTCCCCGGTGGTGAAAATTGGAAATTAGGTAACAGCTAA
- a CDS encoding DUF29 family protein produces MTQELIDLRNSILAGRYEDALAIVDELEGMSKQAILRNIQSFLRVLLIHLIKNQIEQRLTNSWVVSIRNALVEIKKINLKENKKSYYINKDEWENYLEEEIELAIGDASVEVLNGIYTEFQLAEIVDKNNIISTALNFLELTYVHSVKDLPKAMTEIIIKLPGSEKWQ; encoded by the coding sequence ATGACACAGGAATTAATAGACTTGAGAAATAGTATTTTAGCGGGAAGATATGAAGATGCTTTGGCAATTGTAGATGAGTTAGAGGGGATGAGTAAACAGGCAATTTTAAGGAATATTCAATCATTTTTAAGGGTGTTGTTAATACACTTGATTAAAAATCAAATAGAACAACGGTTAACAAATTCTTGGGTTGTATCTATTCGTAACGCTTTAGTAGAAATCAAAAAAATCAATCTTAAGGAAAACAAAAAATCCTATTACATCAATAAAGACGAATGGGAGAATTATTTAGAAGAAGAAATAGAATTAGCAATAGGTGATGCAAGCGTAGAAGTTTTAAATGGTATCTACACTGAATTTCAACTAGCAGAAATAGTAGATAAAAATAACATAATTTCCACTGCTTTAAATTTTCTAGAATTGACTTATGTACATTCCGTAAAAGACTTACCAAAAGCGATGACAGAAATTATTATTAAATTACCTGGTAGTGAAAAATGGCAATAA
- the cysH gene encoding phosphoadenosine phosphosulfate reductase: protein MTVAATFDLDSLNQKFETATPTEILAWSVENIPTGLVQTSAFNVDDIILTHILYTVLKHPVPVIFLDTLYHFKETLELVAKAKDLYNLDLKTYKAPDVDTREAFAAKYGEALWDTDIIKFHDVTKIEPLTRGLNELNTVAWITGRRRDQAVTRANMPVFELDNQGRLKINPLAAWTRKQSWAYVAEHKVIYNPLHDQGYPSIGDEPITTKVGEGEDERAGRWRGTGKTECGIHI, encoded by the coding sequence ATGACAGTCGCTGCAACTTTTGATTTAGATAGCTTAAATCAGAAATTTGAAACCGCTACCCCTACAGAGATTTTAGCTTGGTCTGTGGAAAACATCCCCACAGGGTTAGTACAAACCAGCGCGTTTAACGTTGATGACATCATCCTCACCCACATTTTATATACTGTACTCAAGCATCCAGTACCCGTTATCTTCCTAGATACTCTGTATCACTTCAAAGAAACTTTAGAATTAGTTGCTAAAGCAAAAGACCTATATAACCTAGATTTAAAAACCTACAAAGCACCTGATGTAGACACCCGTGAAGCTTTTGCGGCTAAGTACGGTGAAGCATTATGGGATACAGATATTATCAAATTCCACGACGTTACTAAAATTGAACCTTTAACACGCGGTTTAAATGAATTAAACACAGTTGCATGGATTACAGGTCGTCGTCGTGACCAAGCTGTTACTCGTGCGAATATGCCTGTGTTTGAATTAGACAACCAAGGACGTTTAAAAATTAATCCTTTAGCTGCTTGGACTCGTAAACAAAGCTGGGCTTATGTTGCAGAACACAAAGTAATTTATAATCCTTTGCATGATCAAGGATATCCTAGCATTGGTGATGAACCTATTACTACTAAAGTAGGTGAAGGTGAAGATGAACGCGCTGGACGTTGGAGAGGAACTGGTAAGACTGAGTGTGGTATTCACATTTAG
- the sbcD gene encoding exonuclease subunit SbcD → MIKILHLSDIHIGSGFSHGRINPTTGLNTRLEDFVNTLSLCIDRALSEPVDMVIFGGDAFPDATPAPYVQEAFASQFRRLVDANIPTVLLVGNHDLHSQGVGGASLNIYRTLGVPGFVVGDTLTTHHIHTRNGKVQVITLPWLTRSMLMTRKETAGLSMAEVNQLLTERLEVVLEGEVRKLDPDVPTVLLAHLMADNAMLGAERLLAVGKGFTLPISLLTRPCFDYVALGHVHYHQNLNKSNDPPVIYPGSIERVDFSEEKEDKGYVMVELEKGNVEWEFCSLPVRTFRTIEVDLSKSDDPQEVLLKAISKYNLEETVVRLIYKLRSEQLDLIENSAIHKALNTAHTYTIQPELVSQLAKPRIPELSASSSIDPMEALRTYLNNRDDLKDIAASMLEAAENLLVEEIY, encoded by the coding sequence ATGATCAAAATCCTACACCTTTCAGACATCCACATAGGAAGCGGTTTCTCCCACGGCCGCATCAACCCCACCACAGGCTTAAATACACGATTAGAAGATTTTGTCAATACCCTATCTTTATGTATTGATCGCGCTTTATCAGAACCAGTAGATATGGTGATTTTTGGAGGTGATGCTTTTCCCGATGCCACACCCGCACCCTACGTACAAGAAGCATTTGCTAGTCAGTTCCGCCGCCTTGTAGATGCCAATATTCCTACAGTTTTATTAGTTGGTAATCATGACCTACATTCCCAAGGTGTGGGCGGTGCAAGTCTCAATATTTACCGTACTCTTGGCGTTCCTGGTTTCGTCGTTGGTGATACTTTAACTACCCATCATATCCACACCCGTAACGGTAAAGTACAAGTTATTACCCTTCCTTGGTTGACTCGTTCTATGTTGATGACTCGTAAAGAAACAGCGGGTTTATCTATGGCTGAAGTCAATCAACTTTTAACGGAACGCTTAGAAGTAGTTTTAGAAGGAGAAGTGAGAAAACTTGATCCTGATGTACCTACCGTGCTTTTAGCCCATTTAATGGCTGACAATGCGATGTTAGGTGCAGAACGTTTGTTAGCTGTGGGCAAGGGTTTTACTTTGCCTATTTCTTTATTAACACGACCATGTTTTGATTATGTTGCTTTAGGTCATGTTCACTATCATCAAAATCTAAATAAATCTAATGATCCACCGGTGATTTATCCTGGGAGTATTGAACGGGTTGATTTTAGTGAGGAGAAGGAAGATAAAGGTTATGTGATGGTAGAGTTGGAAAAAGGTAATGTAGAGTGGGAATTTTGTTCTTTACCTGTGCGGACATTTCGTACTATTGAGGTAGATTTATCTAAAAGTGATGATCCGCAGGAAGTTTTGTTGAAGGCAATATCCAAGTATAATCTTGAAGAAACTGTAGTTAGGTTAATCTATAAATTGCGTTCTGAACAATTAGATTTAATAGAAAATTCCGCAATTCATAAAGCTTTAAATACAGCACATACTTATACAATTCAACCAGAATTAGTTAGTCAATTAGCTAAACCTCGGATTCCTGAATTAAGCGCCAGTAGCAGTATAGATCCGATGGAAGCTTTAAGAACTTATTTAAATAATCGGGATGATTTAAAAGATATTGCTGCATCTATGTTAGAAGCAGCAGAAAATCTCTTAGTGGAAGAAATTTATTGA
- a CDS encoding YqaE/Pmp3 family membrane protein → MKLTRLLLGLFLPPVGVFLTEGVGITLIINILLTLLGWLPGSIHALWVITKHEERLNRGEGF, encoded by the coding sequence ATGAAATTAACTCGTTTGCTGCTTGGTTTATTCTTACCTCCTGTGGGAGTATTTCTGACAGAAGGTGTAGGTATAACTTTGATAATTAACATTTTGTTAACCTTGTTAGGTTGGCTTCCTGGTAGTATTCATGCACTGTGGGTAATTACCAAACATGAAGAAAGATTGAATAGAGGGGAAGGTTTTTAG
- a CDS encoding phage holin family protein gives MWATFLTALATALSLLIVDIIFPGVRIANFPAALIAGLVIGVINGSIKPIISSLSLPLTYVTFGGFSLVVNGICFWLASVLVPGFRVQGIIAFILAPVVLSLANTFINKYFAEKNLELQGNNSQITTES, from the coding sequence ATGTGGGCGACATTCTTAACCGCACTCGCAACAGCATTAAGCTTGTTAATTGTCGATATCATCTTTCCTGGTGTGAGGATTGCCAATTTTCCCGCAGCTTTAATTGCAGGGTTAGTAATTGGTGTAATTAATGGTTCAATTAAACCAATTATTTCCTCCCTATCTTTACCATTGACTTATGTAACTTTCGGTGGATTTTCTTTAGTAGTTAATGGAATTTGTTTTTGGTTAGCATCAGTTTTAGTTCCTGGGTTTAGAGTACAAGGAATTATTGCTTTTATTCTCGCTCCAGTAGTTCTATCTTTGGCTAATACCTTCATCAATAAATACTTTGCAGAAAAAAATCTGGAGTTACAAGGCAATAATAGTCAAATCACGACTGAATCTTAA
- a CDS encoding Tex family protein, translating into MLNIPQLLATELELKPRQVQNALELFAEGATIPFIARYRKERTGEMNEVQLRELSDRHTYVTELEERKQVILNAITEQGKLTEELKEKIESCLQKTELEDLYLPYKPKRRTRATIAREKGLEPLAAFIKSLNVKNGVGADLETEAAKYISEEKGVKNAEEALKGASDILAEEVAEKAELRAYLRDYFLAEGVFVSRIKEEHPEGTTKFEMYRNYQIKVKNIAPHNMLALCRGEAEKILNFDIDFDEDFVLSYLESQEIKTKVRNIRDFYQAMLKDAFNRLMKTSLISEVISEKKTYSDIESIKTFEANLRELLLSAPAGMKPTLAVDPGFRTGCKVAVLDQTGKFLEYQAVFPHQAAEQRQKAAQTLKKLIEKYNIELIAIGNGTASRETDEFVTEVLTTCERKPVKVIVNESGASIYSASKVALAEFPDLDVTVRGAISIGRRLQDPLAELVKIDPKSIGVGQYQHDVDQKLLKKKLDETVESCVNYVGVDLNTASKELLTFVSGITPTVANNIIAYRNQNGAFKNRKQLLKVAKLGLKAFEQAAGFLRIRDGENPLDNTAVHPESYPVVEAIAKDLQVPLKQVTQIAENLKKTNLKKYVTDTIGEPTLRDILNELEKPGRDPRAEFKYATFKEGIKEISDLKEGMELEGIITNVANFGAFVDIGVHQDGLVHISQLADRFVDDPKKIVKVGQVVKVRVLEVNEKLKRIGLSMKAVKQ; encoded by the coding sequence ATGTTGAACATTCCGCAATTACTAGCAACAGAACTAGAACTCAAACCCCGTCAGGTGCAGAACGCACTGGAACTTTTCGCTGAAGGTGCGACAATTCCCTTTATTGCACGGTATCGCAAAGAACGCACTGGAGAAATGAACGAAGTGCAATTGCGGGAATTATCTGATAGACATACATACGTAACAGAATTAGAAGAAAGAAAGCAAGTAATTTTAAATGCGATTACCGAACAAGGTAAACTCACAGAAGAACTAAAAGAGAAAATCGAATCTTGTCTGCAAAAAACAGAACTTGAGGATTTATACTTACCATACAAACCAAAACGCCGCACTCGTGCAACTATCGCTAGAGAGAAAGGACTAGAACCTTTAGCAGCATTTATTAAATCATTAAATGTGAAAAATGGCGTAGGTGCTGACTTAGAAACAGAAGCAGCAAAATATATTTCTGAAGAAAAAGGCGTAAAAAATGCAGAGGAAGCATTAAAAGGCGCATCAGATATTTTAGCTGAAGAAGTAGCAGAAAAAGCTGAATTACGTGCCTATCTGCGGGATTATTTCTTAGCTGAAGGGGTGTTTGTTTCCCGTATTAAAGAAGAACATCCTGAAGGTACAACCAAATTTGAAATGTACCGCAATTATCAAATCAAAGTCAAAAATATTGCCCCTCATAATATGTTGGCTTTGTGTCGGGGGGAAGCGGAAAAAATCTTAAATTTTGACATTGATTTTGATGAAGATTTTGTACTTTCTTATTTAGAATCCCAAGAAATTAAAACCAAAGTTAGAAATATCAGAGACTTTTATCAAGCAATGTTAAAAGATGCCTTTAACCGCTTGATGAAAACCTCACTTATCAGTGAAGTAATTTCTGAAAAGAAAACTTATTCTGATATAGAATCAATCAAAACCTTTGAAGCTAATTTGCGGGAATTATTATTATCTGCACCTGCGGGAATGAAACCAACTTTAGCTGTAGATCCAGGTTTTAGAACAGGTTGCAAAGTTGCAGTTTTGGATCAAACTGGTAAATTCTTAGAATATCAAGCTGTATTCCCTCATCAAGCAGCAGAACAACGACAAAAAGCAGCACAAACACTAAAGAAATTAATCGAAAAATACAACATTGAATTAATCGCCATTGGTAACGGAACAGCATCCCGTGAAACCGATGAATTTGTAACAGAAGTATTAACAACTTGTGAAAGAAAACCGGTTAAAGTTATAGTCAATGAATCTGGTGCTTCCATATATTCAGCCAGCAAAGTTGCACTTGCAGAATTTCCTGATTTAGATGTTACCGTCAGAGGTGCAATTAGTATCGGGAGAAGATTACAAGATCCCCTAGCAGAATTAGTAAAAATTGACCCCAAATCAATTGGTGTAGGACAATATCAACACGATGTTGATCAAAAATTGCTGAAAAAGAAACTCGATGAAACAGTAGAAAGTTGTGTGAATTATGTGGGAGTAGATTTAAACACCGCATCCAAAGAATTGCTAACCTTTGTTTCAGGAATTACCCCCACAGTTGCTAACAATATTATTGCTTATCGCAACCAAAATGGCGCATTCAAAAATCGCAAACAACTGTTAAAAGTAGCGAAATTAGGACTCAAAGCATTTGAACAAGCAGCAGGTTTTTTAAGAATTAGAGATGGAGAAAACCCCTTAGATAACACCGCAGTTCACCCAGAAAGTTATCCTGTAGTAGAGGCGATCGCTAAAGATTTACAAGTACCATTAAAACAGGTAACACAAATAGCCGAAAACCTGAAAAAAACCAACCTCAAAAAATACGTAACTGACACCATTGGAGAACCCACACTGCGTGACATTCTCAACGAACTAGAAAAACCAGGAAGAGATCCCCGTGCAGAATTTAAGTATGCAACCTTCAAAGAAGGAATAAAAGAAATTAGCGACTTAAAAGAGGGAATGGAACTAGAAGGAATAATCACAAATGTTGCTAACTTTGGTGCATTTGTTGATATCGGAGTACATCAAGATGGTTTAGTTCACATATCCCAACTTGCAGATAGATTTGTAGATGATCCTAAGAAAATAGTTAAAGTTGGACAAGTAGTAAAAGTCAGAGTGTTAGAAGTGAACGAAAAATTAAAACGCATTGGTTTATCCATGAAAGCAGTAAAACAATAG